The genomic segment CCGGCGAGACCGCGGATCGTGAGCAGTTGCCCGCCCACGGCGAGTTTCTGCTCCGCCAGTCCGAACTCCTCGCCGTCGAACGCGATCGTCGCGTTCTTCTCGGCGGCGACCCGGCGGAGGATCGCCGCGGCCTCAGCGGGCTGCTGGGCCGAGACGACGGCGGCGCCGTCCTTGATGATGCCGGACTTGACCTCGGCGATCTTCTCGATCGTGTCGCCGAGCCGGTCGGCGTGGTCGAGGGCGATGGGCGCGAACACGGCGACGTCGCCGTCGGCGGTGTTCGTGGAGTCCCAGGACCCGCCCATCCCCACTTCGAGCACGAGAACGTCGACGGGTGCGTCAGATGCCGCGACGAACGCGAGCACCGTCAGCAGCTCGAAGAAGGTCAGTGGCGCGTCACCGGTGGACTCGAGCTCGGCGTCCACGATCCCGACGAACGGTTCGATCTCGTCCCAGGCGTCAGCGATGGCGGCATCCGCGATGGGCTCGCCGTCGATCATGATGCGTTCGGTGAACCGCTCGAGGTGCGGGCTGGTGAACAGGCCGGTGCGCAGACCGTGAGCGCGCAGCAGACTCTCGATGATCCGAGCCGTCGACGTCTTGCCGTTGGTGCCGGTGATGTGCACGACGCGGTATGTGCGCTGCGGGTCGTCCAGCAGCTCGAGGATGCGCGCGGTGCGCTCCTTGCGGGGCTGCACCCAGCGCTCCCCCGCGCGTTCCAGCAGGCGGTCGTACACGGCATCCGCGCGATCGCGGTCAGACATTCGTCGCTCCCTCGGTGTTCACGTCGATCGTGACGATGATCGGGGCCTTCTCGGAACCCAGCGCCGTCGCACCGCTGCGGTGCACGCCGTCGCCGGGGCTCGTGACGTCCTGCACGAGCGTCGCCATGTCGTCGGTGGGCTGCACGGCGATCGCGACCGCCAGGGTCTCCCCCGCGATCAGTTCGGCATGACCCTGCAGCGCCTCGGCGATCTCCGGCGACACGTTCAGCGCCAGCACGATGCGATCACTGACCTCGAGGCCGGCGTTCTTGCGCGCCTCCTGGACGACGCGGATCGCGTCACGGGCCATGCCCTCCGCCTCGAGCTCCGGGGTCGTCTGGGTGTCGAGCAGCACGAAGCCGCCGCTCGGCACGATCGCGAGCGCTTCGCCTTCCGGGCGTCCGGCCGTCTCG from the Microbacterium ginsengiterrae genome contains:
- a CDS encoding bifunctional folylpolyglutamate synthase/dihydrofolate synthase; the protein is MSDRDRADAVYDRLLERAGERWVQPRKERTARILELLDDPQRTYRVVHITGTNGKTSTARIIESLLRAHGLRTGLFTSPHLERFTERIMIDGEPIADAAIADAWDEIEPFVGIVDAELESTGDAPLTFFELLTVLAFVAASDAPVDVLVLEVGMGGSWDSTNTADGDVAVFAPIALDHADRLGDTIEKIAEVKSGIIKDGAAVVSAQQPAEAAAILRRVAAEKNATIAFDGEEFGLAEQKLAVGGQLLTIRGLAGAYVEEYLPLYGAHQGHNAALAIAAVESLIGAGSQRVADDIITDGLQGATSPGRLQLLGIMPTVVVDAAHNPHGAEALAQSLDDSFDFDEWGLVLGVLADKDAAGIVDRLAPVAAHVFATAPDSDRASDADHIADLVENAGHRVTVHPSLADAADAAREWAASSERRAVVIAGSIVLAGEAIALSEEEDWKSGWRA